From Chloracidobacterium thermophilum B:
CTTTTCCGGTTGGTTCATTGTCCAGACAGATGCTTTGCAAAATGACATTATCTTAATCCTGATACTTATTTTTTTGACCTTTGCAGTTTCCACTGCGTGTATCTATCAGATAAAAGATACCAATATATTGTCTCTTGTAATCTTTGTTTTCACATATTCACTTTTTGTCTTTATTTCTTCCGTGCGTTTTGCATACGATCCAATTGACAACCGCTTGCTCTCTCCAGTTTTTATACCTTTGGTCATCGTCTTGTTAAACTTTTCAAACAAGGTGCTCTACCCATATCTAAAAAGCAAGGTCTCCAGTAGTGCACAATCCCGGCTCATTATCTTGGGAGCAGTGATCTGGTTTACCCATCCGGTACTTTCTACACTGACACTTGGATTTGAGGTACGCCAAGAAGGCAAGGGCTACCACGCCATTTACTGGCAGACCAGCCCGACCCTGGCTCAAGTCCGCCAGGCGCGTGAGCGACTCATCCGGCTACCCATTTATACCAACGACCCCGAAGGACTGTACTTTCTGGCCCACATCCGGGCCGAGCACCTTCCCTTTCGGTTTCGTTCAACCTGGCCGGAGTCAGGGCAGGCGTACCTGATTCGCTTCAAGCATGCCTACCGTGGTGGGTGCTTGGACATCATCGAAGGACTCCGCCAGGCGGCCGACATCAAGCCACTGGCCCAGTTTTCCGACGGTGAAATCTATCTGGTGACACACAAATCCCTTCTTGCATCTCCAACATTGGTGCCTCATTAAGTAACTTTTTACACCGATCAACTACTACAATGATGTGTAGCCTATCAGGAAGACAACTCATAAAAGAGCAAAACCTCATCAATATAGCACTGGTCTCTTAGGCGTGAGGTCAGCTTTCGGTTCTGATCTAACGTCCTGTAAGCAGGCATCCTTTTATGTGATTCTTGGGTTTGGGGAGTGATTAAGCGACATGATAATATCTACAGAATCCAGTCTACTAAACTCACAACTTAACTGGAAACAACAAGTTTGGTTTGTATTCATCGGTTTAATTGGTTCTTTCTGGTTGTGGTTTGCTACATTTCGGCATGGGATTGGAATCTCACCGGATTCAGTAGGGTACATGGCAGTTGCCGAAAACCTACTCAAAGGGAAAGGCTTTATCTCCTATAACGGCGAGCTTTTTATCGTGCAGCCACCAATGTACCCTATAGCTATAGCCGCTTTTAGTTTTTTCTCTGGATTAAATCCTGTTAAGTCTACTTTACTGCTTAATCTTTTACTTTTACCTCTTACTACTTATGTATCTGGGAAATTAGCATTCTTAATTACAAAATCATTTTTAGTATCACTATTCGTCTGTTTTTCAATAGTATTTGGAGTACCAATAAATCATGTATTTACTTATGCTTGGAGCGAACCACTTTTTATATTTTTGTTGACCTTTGCCCTCCTTTACATGGTGAAATTTATTGATTCTGATAAGAAAAAATATCTGGTAATTTGCTCAATCTCTGTTGGTTTTTTGACTATAACCCGCTACGTAGGCATTTTCATAATAATAGCGTTTCTCATGCTGCTACTTCTCGCCATTGAAAAGAAAGTTATAAAAAGAAGAAATGAAATATACTTGTTTTTATTCATTTCCTCTTCTCCAATTTGCTTTTGGGCTGTGAGAAACTATAATCTCTCTGGGTCTTTCTTTGGTCGCTCGAATAGATCACTTTACGGCATAGGTGAACACGCCTTTGGTTTTAGTGAAGCCATAACCAGTTGGTTTATTCTCCCTGTAAATTACTTCCAGAATAAAATACTGATTTTTCTGATAGCAATTGCACTACTATCCTCTATACTTTCTATCACCGCACTGAATCATGGCAAGAATCTAAAAACTCTTGCCTTAGTAATACTTGTTTATGTTTACTCTCTCTTTCTATTTATTACCTGCGTGAACACCCAGACAGATCTAATAGGTAATAGACTGCTTTCGCCTATTTTTATTCCACTAGCAATCGTACTACTAGATATATTCTACCATCGAATCTACATACGAGTAGTAAATAAGATACCCAAGAAAATGCATTTTTTACCGACCGCTTTGAGTTATGTAATCTGGTTTACCTATCCTATAGTTTTCACACTGGCACTCGGACTCGAGTCTTACCGAGAAGGGCTGGGCTATCATGCCACTCACTGGCAACAAAGTGAAACGATAGCCTATGCTCGCCAAGCCCACAAACATCTCGTACAGCTACCCATCTATACCAACCAACCCGAGGCAGTGTATTTTTTTGCGCAAATTCAAGCTGGACGTCTAAGATGTGTGCAATCTAATCTGATAGCTTATACCAGCGATCCAACTTGGTTAGAAGCAGAACAAGTGTATCTGATTTGCTTCAAGGAGGACTACCTCAGTGACTGCTTAGGTACTCTTAAATCAGCCTATAATCCTGACATCAATCTAATAGCCGAATTCTCTGATGGTGCAATCTATCTGATGACACGGAGAAAAATCTAGGATTCTAGGCTGATCACCACAATCAACTTGGGTTAGCCTTGGTCTTAGCGTACCATAGGCCGGAGCTGCTCAATGTGCTGGCTGATTTCCGCCGGCGAAAGATGCCGGGAGGCTTCCGGCAGCATGTCACGTGAGGTCGCTTCCCGTAAGGCAACCAAGGTTTAGTACTCGATGGCCACTTCATCCCGGGCCGGGGTAAATTCCTGGGCTACAGCACGTACGTCTTCCGGGCTAACTTCCTTGCGCCCAGCTTGCCGCGCCACCCGGCAGCGGATGAGAATAGGCTCAATATCCGCCCCTGAAAGCCTCCTCTGTTTTTTTGCAATACTAACTATTCAATATGCTGGTCGGTAGAATAATCCATAGCAATGGTGTTTTTCTTGACAGTACCTGCTCGTTTGATTACCTATGTACACAACTTCAGAGAATGCTGCCTTCCCGAATCAAGCCAAATTCTCAAAGGTTACATGATTGACGTGATAACATCCGAAGCACTCTCCGTACCCCATCCGCGACTTGGTTGGAAACAGCAAATATGGTTCATGCTCATTGGCCTGCTTGGCGCTGGCTGGCTATGGTTTGTTATGTCTCAGCACGGGATTGGACTCTCACCGGATTCAGCAGGATACTTGGCAGTTGCCGGTAACTTACTTGAAGGAAAGGGCTTTATTTGTTACTCAGGTGAACCTTTCGGTGCACAACCACCACTATACCCTTTGGCTGTTGCCACTTTGAGCTTCTTGCTTGGTTTAGACCTAAAAACATCTGCGTTATTTCTTAATCTTCTAATTATAGTCTTTGCTACTTTTATATCTGGAAACCTTACATTCTTAATTACAAACTCTTTTCCAATTTCGCTGTTTGTTTGCTTTTCGATTATATTTGGGATACCAACCTTTCAGACATTTGTTTATGCTTGGAGTGAGCCTACCTTTATACTCTTCCTAAGTGTCGCTTTTTTTTATATGCTCAAGTTTATTGACTATGAAGACAAAAAATACTTATTAGTATCTTCTTTTTTTATTAGTCTCGCTTGTATGACACGTTACGTAGGTATTTTCGCTTTAATTTCATTCCTAAGTTTATTGATTTTTAAAGCTAAGGAAGATATAGTAAAAAAAAGGAACGAAATATATACATTCTTGTTTATCTCTTCTTTCCCACTTTACCTATGGGGAATGAGGAACTATATACTTTCCCGAACCTTCTTTGGTCGTTCAGGAAATCCTCTTCACAGCTTTAGTGAACACAGCTTAGGTTTTGTCAATGCTGTTACTAGCTGGTTTATTTTTCCAGTGAACTACTTCCAAAATAAAACTCTCTTGTTCTTAGTTGCGTTTCTGCTAATCTTCATACTTCTTGTTATCGGCGTAAAAGAAATTACGAATTTAAAAGTTTTGTCACTAGTAGTTTTCATTTTTTTATACTTATTACTTCTCTTCATTGCATGCGTGAGTACCCACCAAAATCTAATTGACAATAGGCTACTTTCACCTATCTTCATCCCTTTGGGGATTGTGCTAATAGATTTCTTCTATCGTCGAATTTATCTCCAATTAATGGACAAAATCTCCAAGCGAGTCCGGCCTTGGCTAGTTGTTCTAGGACTGATAGCCTGGTTTACTTACCCAGCGATCTCCACATTGAAATTTGGACTCGAGGTTCGCAAAGAAGGCTTAGGCTATCAATCTGTTCACTGGCAAACCAGCGAGACTCTTGCCTACGTTCGTCAAGCACGCGAGGAATTACTCCAACTACATGTCTATACTAATGACCCTGAGGGACTATACTTCCTTACCAAAATCCGGGCTGGACGCCTGTCTATTCAGTTTCACCCGAACTGGCCAGAAGCAGGAAGAGCATATCTGATATGCTTTAAGCAAGGCTATCTTGGTGACTGCCTGGAAATTCTTGACAGACTACATCAGAATCCTGAAATCAGGCCAGTAGCTGAGTTTTCAGACGGCACAATCTATTTGGTAACGCGCAGAAATCTTCAAGTCCCCAGCCCCGGCAACCACTAGACTGATCCCAAGTTTGACTTACCTCAGCCTAGCGCACCATGGGACGAAGCTGCTCAATGCGCTGGCTGATTTCCGCCGGCGAAAGATGCCGGAAGGCTTCGGGCAGCATGTCGCGCGAGGTGGCCTCCCGGACGGCAACCAGAGTTTGATACTCGATGGCGACTTCGTCCCGGGCCGGAGTGAATTCCTGGGCCACAGCGCGGACATCTTCCGGGCTGACTTCCTTGCGCCCGGCTTGCCGCGCCACCCGTCGGCAGCGGATGAGAATAGACTCAATATCCGCCCCCGAAAGCTTCAGATCACTTTTTGTAATCGGCGACCAATCGGTAACATGATGGGCAATCCGGTTTTTCCTGACCATAGCCTCAATAATAGCCAAGCGATCGGCTTCAGACTCTGGGTAAAACAGCGAGATATGCTCCTCACACCTTCCCTGCCGCTTCAGGTCAATGGGAAGCAGGTCAGGCCGTGAGGTCATCAATATCCAGAGAATGCGTCCGCGATTGTCTGTGTCTCCCATCGCGGCTGCAATCTTGGAAAAGATGCGCTTGTCCACGCCGCTGTCTCCGCCACTATCCCGGTTCCCCAGTGTAGCATCAGCCTCATCAATCAAGACAACAATTGGTGCCAGCGTCTGGATGAGATTGAGAATCTTTTCAAGATTGGATTCCGAAGAACCAACCCACTTGTCCCGGAAGTTCTTGAATTCGACGACGTTCAGCCCACAATCCTTGGCAAAGGCTTCTGCCAGAAAGGTTTTTCCAGTTCCCACCGGGCCGGAGATAAGAATCCCCATGGGAGCTTCTTCGGTTTCGCCGTTGCGGATGACTTCAGCGATGTTGCGGAGATACGCCTTGGCTTTCTCGAAGCCACCAACATGGTCAAGCCCGTATTTCGGCGTCACAAACTCAATCAGACCGACACACTCAGCCTCGATGATGGATTTTTTCTTGGCACGTACCAGATCAATCGTCAACCCCTCGTCACTGAGCGTTGCATTTTTGAGAATAGAGGAGATGTGAACCCGGTTCAGACCGGAAGTCAGGTGAGCAAGCTGCTCATCGCTGATCTGCATTTTGAGACCAAGGACACTGTTCCCCAGCTCGGCTTTCATCTTCTCAAGCTGCTCATTGAACTTTTTGGTTTCTTCGTTGAGCCGGTCAACGCCTTCCTCGCGCAAGATACGTTCGGCCTTGGCTTTGAAATCAGCTTTGAGCTGTTCGATTTCTTTTTCGGAGCGGCCATTACGTCGTTTGGCAATCTCCGCCAGCTCGTAGCGGATGTAATCAAGCCGTTCCGCGTGATCCGGGTATGGAACGCGAATGATTGTCAGCCGCGAATTCTCACGGAATCGCTGGGCCACATCTGACAGGTTTTCTGTGATGAACAAAACGATGTTATCAGAATTGAGCAGACGGGAACTCGTCAGCCATCGCTGAAACATCACAAGCAGGTTTCGCTCATCACTGCTCAGGTGAGTCATTTCGCCGGCCGGTACAAGCGTCTCCAGAAAGTTGATGATGACCGCCACCTGATCACCAGCGTAGAGAAACCGCTCAATCAACCCCAGCGCCGGCACTGGATCACGCGGGAGCGTCGTCAGGGTCTTCGTATCCGCAAGGGGGTTGGCAACCCGCAAGGTTGCCAGAAACTGGCGTTCGGCTTCCTGTGAGCCAAAGGAAATTCCCTCACTGCGGTTATAGAGCACGATGTGTTTGTTCCCCAGCATCTCCTGCTGAAGAAAAGTCACCAGTCCAACATAGCCACGCTTGGCGCGTGCCAGGTCATAGACGTTGTGGTGCAGCAGGAAATGGCTCGCCTCGCCGGAAAAATACTTGCGCCCCATTTCAGCCGCCCAATGCGGAAGCTGGCTGAGTTCATCGAGCGTCAGCAGGTGACGGGTGGCAGACATGGTGTATTTCCTTCAGACAGATTTGAGGTTACGTATGTGCTGTGGCATCCACGGTTTCGCTGCGCTGTGCCACCAGGACAACCGCGTGGACGGCAATGGCCTCCCGCCGGCCAACAGCATCCTGCCCCTCATTCGTTTTTGCCTTGACGCTGACCGCATCACAGGGCAGGCGGAGGACAGCCGCCAGACGCTCCCGCATGGACTGGATGTAGGGCATCAGCTTCGGGCGCTCGGCCAGAATGGAGGCGTCCACATTGACCACTTCAAAGCCACGGGAAGCCACAAGCGCCACGGTCTGGTGCAGCAGCGTCAGGCTGTCAGCGCCGGCCCACTGTGGGTCAGTGTCCGGGAAATGCGTACCAATATCACCCAGCGCCAGCGCCCCCAGCAGGGCATCAGTGATGGCATGCGCCAGCGCATCGGCATCTGAATGACCGAGCAACCCGCGCTCATAGGGAATAGTCACACCACCCAGAATCAACGGGCGACCTTCCACCAGACGATGGATGTCATAACCCATCCCGACCCGATACGCGCCAGACTGCATCGTGCCTTCAGCTATCCTTCGTCGTTTCCCAGGTTACGGCTTCCGAGGGGCGCACCGGATAGGGGACAAAACACCGGCGACAGCGCGCCTCGTACAGCCCTTCCGCCCCAACAACCACCCGCCGCTCGTCGGCGATGAGCCGCTGGGAAAAGTTGGCCGGGTGCCCGCAGACGACGCAGATTGCCTGTGGCTTGCTCACGTATTCCGCCATTGCCAGCAAATGGGGAATTGGCTCAAACGGCTCCCCACGGTAGTCCAGGTCCAGAGCTGCCACAATGACCCGCCGCCCTTCCTGGGCCAGTTGATGACAGACGGACACCAGCCCTGCCCCCAGAAATTGCCCCTCATCAATGCCCACGACCTGGGTTTCCGGCCGCAGACACTCCAGAATGTCCTCGGCGCTTTCGACGACCTGGGTTTCGATGCGCAGGCGGCTGTGCGACACGATGAAGTTGGCTTCATACCGATCATCGAGCCGGGGCTTGAACGCCTGGACAGTCTGCCGCGCAATCAGCGCCCGCCGCAGACGTGTGATGAGCGCCTCGGTTTTCCCGGAGAACATCCCGCCAGCAATGACTTCAATCCATCCGCGCGGACGTGCCGACCACTCCATTGACGCTGCTTCCTGCACGTTTCGGCTGGCCTCCAAAAGTCCCGTTACCGCCGGGTGGGTGGGGGCAGGGTCGGCGGTTTGGGCGTCGGAGAAACAAACGACACAATCACCACCGCTGCCACCGCCAGCAACAGAGTAACAACAAACCATACAACATACCTGCGGACAAACTGGCGCAGGCGTATCCGCCACCGGCGCGGCAGCCTTGGAAACCCGGAAGGCTCTGGGGGCGCGACCGGTTCAAACTCAAAGACTGGTGCCTCTGCCACCAGTGGAATCCGCGAGCGCACCTGGTTGTCTCGCGCCACGGCGTCCGGGAACATAAGCTGCCGCCGGGCCGTCACCCCGGTTGGATGCTCGTCAGGCGGCTGATCACTTGGGTCTTCGCGTTCAGGAGAGGCCGGCCGGTCAGGCATAGGTTTATCGCCAGTTTGGTAAAAGATACAGCCCGCGCCGTCTGACTACTCTAGGTGAAGCAGCCCGTTGCGGCCAAGAACTCGGCGTTGAGTACCGCGGCGCCAGCCGCACCGCGTACGGTATTGTGGCCGAGAATCGTCAGTTTGATGTCCAGCAGCGGGTCAGGACGCACCCGTCCCACGATGCTGGCCATGCCGCGTTCCAGATCGCGGTCCAGGCGGGGCTGTGGACGGTCCGGCTCACGCCGCAGCACGATGGGACGCGCCGGTGCGCTGGGCAGCGCCGCAACTTCCGCCGGCCCGCGAAAAGCCTCCAGAGCCGCACCGACTTCATCCACAGTTGCCGGCTGCCGGAGCTTGATGGAAGCAGCGCAGAGATGTCCGTCGGTCACGGCCACGCGGTGGCAATGGGCACTGAGCCGCAGCACCGCCGGCTCAATCCGGTCACCGACAAGCTGCCCCAGGATTTTGCGCGGCTCGGACTCCACCTTGTCTTCTTCACCGGCGATGTAGGGAATGACATTGTCCACAATGTCCAGCGACGCCACCCCGGGATAGCCAGCCCCCGAAATGGCCTGCATCGTTGACACCACAACCATCTCCACCCCAAAAGCCCGTTCCAGCGCCGCCAACGGAAGCACCAGCGCCAAGGTCGTGCAGTTGGGATTGGTGACGAGAAAACCGCGCGTCCAATCCCGACGCTGCTGCTGGAGCGGGATGAGACGCACATGTTCGGGATTGATTTCCGGTACGAGCAGCGGCACATCGGGGGCCATGCGGTGGGCGCTTGAATTGCTGATGACCGGGTAGCCGGCAGCAGCAAAAGCCACTTCTGTTTCCGCAGCCATATCACCCGGCAGGCTGGAGAACACCAGGTCGCAGTCCAGCGGCGGCCGGCACGGCGCCAGGGTCAGTTCCGCAATCCGCGCCGGCAGAGGCGTCGGAAGCTTCCAGGCAACGGCATCTCCATACCGCTTGCCTTCGGAGCGGTCCGAAGCCGCAACAGCCGTGATGGTAAACCACGGATGCTGCTCCAGAAGTTGAACGAAACGCTGCCCAACCGTGCCGGTCGCGCCCAGAATACCTACCCGCCAGTGTTTCATGATGTTTTCTCCCCTGATGGCTGGCCTACGGATAACCGGTTGGCCAATTGCCGGTCTGCTGCCCGTCGGCGCTCACGCCGAAGAAACCCCAGAAAGGCCAGATTGCCAATGAGATACCGCCGCCACAGCCGTCGTGGCTCCTGCATCAGTCGAAAGCTCCACTCCAGGCCACAGGACTGCATCCAGCGCGGCGCACGCTTGCGTTTTCCGGCCAGAATATCGAAGTAGCCGCCGACGCCAAGCGCAAACCGTACCCCGGTCTGCGGGCCGTAACGGGCCAGCCACAACTCCTGTTTGGGCGAACCCATAGCGACAAAAAGCACGTCAGCGCGGGCACTGCGGATGGCCGCGGCCACGGCGGACGAAGCAGCTTCCGGGAAGTAGCCATCCTGCGCGCCGGCAATGGACAAGGTGGGAAAACGCTGCTGCAACCGCTCACAGACGGCCGTGACGACTTCCCCCGTGGCACCAAGCAGGTAGATGCGCTGTCCATGGTGCGCACACCAGGCGAGAACCCCCTCCATGACCTCGGGCGCCGCCACCCGCGCCACCAGCCGCCCGCCCAAAAAAGGCAACCACCACGTGGCCCATACAACCGACATGCCATCGGCCGTCACCAGATCAGCCGTGGCGAGGGCCGTCTGAAACCCGGCATCGCGCTCGACATCCAGCAGAATCGCGGCATTGACCACTGCCATGCGGCGAAAATCCGGCTCCTGCAGCCAGGTGGCAACCTGGGCCAAGGTTTCATCCAGCGTGAGGTTGGCCACCGGCACACCGGCAAACACTGGCGTCGGACGCTTCATACGCCGTCCGGCGCTTGTTGCAACTGCTGCACGAGCGTGCGCAAGGTTGGCAGCCGCCGGTCCTTTTCCGACAACAACGGCGACTCAATCCCCCAGTCAATGCCAATTTCGGGATCATTCCA
This genomic window contains:
- a CDS encoding thymidine kinase, encoding MEWSARPRGWIEVIAGGMFSGKTEALITRLRRALIARQTVQAFKPRLDDRYEANFIVSHSRLRIETQVVESAEDILECLRPETQVVGIDEGQFLGAGLVSVCHQLAQEGRRVIVAALDLDYRGEPFEPIPHLLAMAEYVSKPQAICVVCGHPANFSQRLIADERRVVVGAEGLYEARCRRCFVPYPVRPSEAVTWETTKDS
- a CDS encoding ArnT family glycosyltransferase, whose translation is MIISTESSLLNSQLNWKQQVWFVFIGLIGSFWLWFATFRHGIGISPDSVGYMAVAENLLKGKGFISYNGELFIVQPPMYPIAIAAFSFFSGLNPVKSTLLLNLLLLPLTTYVSGKLAFLITKSFLVSLFVCFSIVFGVPINHVFTYAWSEPLFIFLLTFALLYMVKFIDSDKKKYLVICSISVGFLTITRYVGIFIIIAFLMLLLLAIEKKVIKRRNEIYLFLFISSSPICFWAVRNYNLSGSFFGRSNRSLYGIGEHAFGFSEAITSWFILPVNYFQNKILIFLIAIALLSSILSITALNHGKNLKTLALVILVYVYSLFLFITCVNTQTDLIGNRLLSPIFIPLAIVLLDIFYHRIYIRVVNKIPKKMHFLPTALSYVIWFTYPIVFTLALGLESYREGLGYHATHWQQSETIAYARQAHKHLVQLPIYTNQPEAVYFFAQIQAGRLRCVQSNLIAYTSDPTWLEAEQVYLICFKEDYLSDCLGTLKSAYNPDINLIAEFSDGAIYLMTRRKI
- a CDS encoding ArnT family glycosyltransferase, which translates into the protein MLIGLLGAGWLWFVMSQHGIGLSPDSAGYLAVAGNLLEGKGFICYSGEPFGAQPPLYPLAVATLSFLLGLDLKTSALFLNLLIIVFATFISGNLTFLITNSFPISLFVCFSIIFGIPTFQTFVYAWSEPTFILFLSVAFFYMLKFIDYEDKKYLLVSSFFISLACMTRYVGIFALISFLSLLIFKAKEDIVKKRNEIYTFLFISSFPLYLWGMRNYILSRTFFGRSGNPLHSFSEHSLGFVNAVTSWFIFPVNYFQNKTLLFLVAFLLIFILLVIGVKEITNLKVLSLVVFIFLYLLLLFIACVSTHQNLIDNRLLSPIFIPLGIVLIDFFYRRIYLQLMDKISKRVRPWLVVLGLIAWFTYPAISTLKFGLEVRKEGLGYQSVHWQTSETLAYVRQAREELLQLHVYTNDPEGLYFLTKIRAGRLSIQFHPNWPEAGRAYLICFKQGYLGDCLEILDRLHQNPEIRPVAEFSDGTIYLVTRRNLQVPSPGNH
- a CDS encoding WecB/TagA/CpsF family glycosyltransferase — translated: MKRPTPVFAGVPVANLTLDETLAQVATWLQEPDFRRMAVVNAAILLDVERDAGFQTALATADLVTADGMSVVWATWWLPFLGGRLVARVAAPEVMEGVLAWCAHHGQRIYLLGATGEVVTAVCERLQQRFPTLSIAGAQDGYFPEAASSAVAAAIRSARADVLFVAMGSPKQELWLARYGPQTGVRFALGVGGYFDILAGKRKRAPRWMQSCGLEWSFRLMQEPRRLWRRYLIGNLAFLGFLRRERRRAADRQLANRLSVGQPSGEKTS
- a CDS encoding ATP-binding protein yields the protein MSATRHLLTLDELSQLPHWAAEMGRKYFSGEASHFLLHHNVYDLARAKRGYVGLVTFLQQEMLGNKHIVLYNRSEGISFGSQEAERQFLATLRVANPLADTKTLTTLPRDPVPALGLIERFLYAGDQVAVIINFLETLVPAGEMTHLSSDERNLLVMFQRWLTSSRLLNSDNIVLFITENLSDVAQRFRENSRLTIIRVPYPDHAERLDYIRYELAEIAKRRNGRSEKEIEQLKADFKAKAERILREEGVDRLNEETKKFNEQLEKMKAELGNSVLGLKMQISDEQLAHLTSGLNRVHISSILKNATLSDEGLTIDLVRAKKKSIIEAECVGLIEFVTPKYGLDHVGGFEKAKAYLRNIAEVIRNGETEEAPMGILISGPVGTGKTFLAEAFAKDCGLNVVEFKNFRDKWVGSSESNLEKILNLIQTLAPIVVLIDEADATLGNRDSGGDSGVDKRIFSKIAAAMGDTDNRGRILWILMTSRPDLLPIDLKRQGRCEEHISLFYPESEADRLAIIEAMVRKNRIAHHVTDWSPITKSDLKLSGADIESILIRCRRVARQAGRKEVSPEDVRAVAQEFTPARDEVAIEYQTLVAVREATSRDMLPEAFRHLSPAEISQRIEQLRPMVR
- the ispF gene encoding 2-C-methyl-D-erythritol 2,4-cyclodiphosphate synthase produces the protein MQSGAYRVGMGYDIHRLVEGRPLILGGVTIPYERGLLGHSDADALAHAITDALLGALALGDIGTHFPDTDPQWAGADSLTLLHQTVALVASRGFEVVNVDASILAERPKLMPYIQSMRERLAAVLRLPCDAVSVKAKTNEGQDAVGRREAIAVHAVVLVAQRSETVDATAHT
- the asd gene encoding aspartate-semialdehyde dehydrogenase, with the protein product MKHWRVGILGATGTVGQRFVQLLEQHPWFTITAVAASDRSEGKRYGDAVAWKLPTPLPARIAELTLAPCRPPLDCDLVFSSLPGDMAAETEVAFAAAGYPVISNSSAHRMAPDVPLLVPEINPEHVRLIPLQQQRRDWTRGFLVTNPNCTTLALVLPLAALERAFGVEMVVVSTMQAISGAGYPGVASLDIVDNVIPYIAGEEDKVESEPRKILGQLVGDRIEPAVLRLSAHCHRVAVTDGHLCAASIKLRQPATVDEVGAALEAFRGPAEVAALPSAPARPIVLRREPDRPQPRLDRDLERGMASIVGRVRPDPLLDIKLTILGHNTVRGAAGAAVLNAEFLAATGCFT